Below is a window of Leisingera sp. S132 DNA.
CGCCTGTTCGGCGCTGAGGAAGTGATGACCAACACGCTGCACGGCCAGGGCATCAAGCGCCCGGGGGCGCGGGTCGTGATCGACGGCCACGCACCGGACGGCACGCCGGAAGCGGTCTATATCAAGGATGCGCCGGGCTTTACCCTGTCGGTGCAATGGCACCCTGAATGGGAGGCGGCAGCGGACCCGGTGTCCCGTCCGCTGTTCGAGGCTTTCGGCGAGGCGGTGCGAACATGGGCGGATGCCGGAACGCAGACCGGCCTGCAAAAATCCGCATAAGCCTGCAAAAATCCGCATAAGAAGGTCTCCGTCCCCTCAGGTCTGAGGGGTTAGGCGGCCCGCCGGCTGGGCAGGCCGCATTGGGGGTCAGATCAGCAGATCAAAATCATGCATCAGCGGCAGCCGCCGGGCGCGCTTGCCAGTAAGGTCAAAGAGCGCGTTGGCCAAGGCCGGGGCCGCTGGCGGAGTGCCGGGTTCGCCAACGCCGCCCAGTTGGGCCTGGGTTTCCAGCACCTGCACCTCTGTGCGCGGCATCGTGTGCATGCGCAGGGCGTCATAGTCGGGGAAGTTGCCCTGTTCCGCGGTTCCGTCTGCAAAGGTGATCTCGCCAAAACAGGCCGCTGACAGCCCATAGGCCATGCCGCCGAACATCTGCGCCTTGACGATCTCCGGGTCGATGGCCTGGCCCACATCGCAGGCAATCCAGGCGTTGGCGATGCGGATGCTGCCATCTTCGTCCAGCACTTCGATCACTTCTGCCACGGGGGTTCCAAAGCTGTAGCAGAGCGCCACACCACGGCCCGTGCCTTCGGGCGTCTGGCCGGTCCAGCCGGACATCTCCTTAACCGCCTCCAGCACCGCTGCGGCTGGCGCCCACTCGCGGCGGGCCATGTTCAGGCGGAAGTCCAACGGATCGGCGCCTGCGGCATGGGCCATCTCGTCCATGAAGCTTTCAACAAAGAAGGCGTTGAAGCTGTTGCCGACCGAGCGCCAGAACCCGACAGGGATCTGCACATCCGCCAAATGCCCCGCTGCACGGAAGTTCGGGATCGCATAGGGCGCGTTGAAGAACCCCTCCACATGCACCTTGTCAGGCCCGGCCTGGGGCAGGTCCGCCAGCCGCCTCATCGCTTGTGCCACTGGCGAGGCGGCGGCGACCTTGCCGTCCAGCAGCACTGCTTGGCCGTCCTTCACCGCGCCGCGCATCCGCGCCAGCGCACCGGGGCGGTACATGTCGTGGCGCATATCCTCCTCGCGGCTCCAGGTCAGCTGCACCGGGGTGCCGGGCATCTGTTTCGCCAGCCGGGTGGCCAGCACCGCATAGTCGAACTCTGCCCGCCGCCCGAAGCCGCCGCCAAGATAGGTGGTGTTGACCTCGACCTGCTCACTTTCCAGCCCGGCCTCTTCGGCACATTTCATCTGCACGAAGGTCGGCATCTGGTTGCCGCACCAAAGGGTCAGCTTGCCGTCCTGCAGCAGTGCGGTGGCATTCATCGGTTCCATCGTGGCATGGGCCAGATAAGGCACCTGATACTCCGCCGTCAGCTCGGTTGCGCCGTCGGGAAGCGTGCCCGCATCGCCGTCATCGCGCAGGACGGAGTTCGGGGCCGCGTCAAACGCTTCGGCGATCTTTGCAAAGACCTGATCGGTTTCCGGCGGGTAGGGGGCGGCTTCCCAGTCAACGTCGATGGCGTCTAGTGCCTGCATCGCGAGCCAGGTGTTTCTTGCCACGACGGCCACGCCACCTCCCATGTCCACGACCTTCTCCACGCCGGGCATCCCTTCGGCGGCAGCGGCGTCAAAGCCTGCCATGCCGCCGCCCTGGCGCGGGTTCATGCGGACAGAGGCAAATTTCATCCCCGGAAGCCGCACGTCGACGCCGAATTCAGCGGTGCCGGTGGCTTTCTCTGCCATATCAATCCGCGGCTGTGACTTGCCGATCAGCCGCCACTGACTGCTGGGCCGCAGATCCGCGTCCACCGGTTCCAGCTTGGCGGCATCCATTGCCAGCCCGGTATAGGGGATCCGGGTTCCGTCCGGTGCAATCACCGCGCCCTTTTCGGTGCTCAGCTGGCTGCGATCCACGCCCAGCCGTTCTGCCGCGGCCTGTTTCAGCGTTTCGCGCGCTGTGGCGCCGGCCTGGCGCATCCGTTTGAACCCGTCCTTCATCGAGGTGGAGCCGCCGGTTCCATGCAGGTTCAGAACCTTGCCGATATGCCCCAGCGCCTCGCCCACGGCATGTTTGAAATTGCCGCTGTCATAGCCCTTTCCCGGCAGCGCATCGGCGATGAAGGCAGAGTTGTAATACGCCTGCGCGGCAGGGCCATGCAGTACCCGGACCTGGTTCAGCTCCACGTCCAGCTCCTCCGCAATCAGCGCGGCCCAGCTGGTTTTCACGCCCTGGCCCATCTCGGCCCGCGGCGCAAACAGGGTGACGCCGTTCTGGTCAATCAGCACGAAGGGGTTCAGCGCGGCCTCGCCTTCTGCCGGTTTCAGCGGGTTCGGGGCCGGGCGGCTGACATAATAGGCGCCGAAGGCCACACCGCCGACAATGGCGGCGGAGCCAATCAGGAATGTGCGGCGGGCGATTTTAGCAATGCTGGCCATGGTTTACGCCTCCTGCATCTTCTGGGCGGCGGAGTGGATGGCGGCGCGGATGCGCGGGTAGGTGCCGCAGCGGCACAGGTTGCCCTGCATTGCCTCGTCAATCTCCGCGTCCGAGGGCGCAGGGTTCGCCGCGAGCAGGCTCGCCGCCTGCATGATCTGGCCGGACTGGCAATAGCCGCATTGGGTCACCTGATGCTCCACCCAGGCCTGCTGGATCGCAGCCATCGCGTCCGGCGTGCCGAGGCCCTCGATGGTGGTCACCTCGCCCCAGACATCCGACAGCGCCACTTGGCAGGAACGCACCGCCTCCCCGTCGATATGCACGGTGCAGGCGCCGCAGGCAGCCACGCCGCAGCCGAACTTGGTGCCGGTGAGGCCAACCTCATCCCGCAGAACCCAGAGGAGGGGCACATCATCAGGCAGATCCACCTGATGGGTTTTTCCATTGATGCGCAGGTCTGTTGGCATGGCGGGGCTCCCTTGCTGTGCTTATGACAAAATTAACGAGTTTTGTCATGATGTCAATTGACATTTTTTGCAAACAATGTCAGAAGCGAAAATATGAACATGGCAGGCATTGATCCGAAGCAGCAGGCAATCCTTGAGGCCGCTTGGATGGCGTTCTCAACTTACGGATTCCGCAAGACCTCAATGGATGACATCGCCAAGGGCGCGGGCATGTCGCGGCCTGCGCTTTATCTGCATTTCAAGAACAAGGATGCGATTTTCCGGGCGCTGGTGATGGCTTACTACGGCAATGCCGCAGCTGGTGTTCAGGCTGCGCTGGCCGGGCCGGGTTCGCTGCCACACCAGTTGCAGGCGGCTTTTGCGGCCCAGGGCGGCGAGGCGATTGAACAGATGATGGCCTCGCCGCACGGGATGGAACTGTTCGAAGTCACCAAACACGTAGCCGGGGCGGAGATCGAACAAGGTGAATCCGCCCTTAGCGGGATCTATGCCGACTGGCTGCAGCAGCAAGCCGCAGCCGGGCGGGCCGTGCTGAGCGGTGACGCTGGCGTGATTGCCCGGACCCTCTGCGCCTCATTGAAGGGGATCAAGCAGACTGCCGTGGATTACGCGGCTTATCAGGCCGGGGTGCGCCAGCTTGCGGCCCTGGCCGGGGACGGGCTGACACCAAAGTGATGCGCGCCGGGCAGGCCGGCCCGCAAGAGTTTCAGAGTTCGGTGCGCAGGTGCCAGAGCTCGGGGAACAGCTCCACCTCCAGCATCCGCTTCAGATAGCTGACACCGCCGGTGCCGCCGGTGCCGCGCTTGAAGCCGATCACGCGCTCCACCGTGGTCACATGGTTGAAACGCCAGCGGCGGAAGTAATCCTCAAAATCCACCAGTTTCTCGGCCAGCTCATAGAGTTCCCAATGGGTTTCGGTGTCGCGGTAGACCTCGGTCCAGGCGGCCTGCACCGCCTCATGCGGCTGATAGGCTTCAGACACATCCCGGTTCACGACCTCATCCGGCAGGTCAAAGCGCTGTCCCAGCGCCTTCAGCGCGACATCGTACAGCGAGGGCTGCGCCAGTTCCGTCTCCAGAAGCGCCAGAATGTCCGGCCGGTGGGCGTGGGGGCGCAGCATCGCCTTGTTGCGGTTGCCGAGCATGAATTCGATCTGCCGGTACTGGTGCGACTGAAAGCCGGAGCTTTGGCCCAGCTCATCCCGGAAGGCGGTGTAATCCGAGGGCGTCATGGTGCGCAAGACGTCCCAGGCGGAATTCAGCTGCTCAAAGATGCGCGCCACCCGCGCCAGCATCTTGAACGCCTGCCGCGCCTGGCCGCCCAGCAGCCGCTCGCGGGCGGCGCTGAGTTCATGAATGGCCAGCCGCATCCACAGCTCAGAAGTCTGGTGCTGGATGATGAACAGCATCTCGTCATGGGTATTGGTCCATGTCTTCTGCGCGTTCAGCAGCATGTCGAGCGACAGGTAATCGCCATAGGACATGCGCCCGTCAAAGGACATCTGGGCGCCGTCTTCGGCGGGATCATAGGGTTTGCTCATCGGTGCGTTCCTTTTCCTAAAGTCAGTATATGTCAGGGAAAGGAATGCGTCTTCCGGTTCAGGGTGCCGCATTGGGCCAGGCGGCGCCACAGCGCGACCCAGCCCGCCGGGCGGCAGAGCGGAATGTGGTATGAGTGGCTGAGGCGCATCAGGTGACGGCGTGGCGGACCATGTATTCCGGCCGGTCCCACAGGGCATTGGTCATTACATCCGCAATAATCTCAGCTGCGGCGCGCACGTCGCCCTCGTCAATGTACAGCGGAGTAAAGCCGAAGCGCATGATGTCGGGCGCCCGGAAGTCGCCGATCACGCCGCGGGCAATCAGCGCCTGCATGGCGGCATAGCCTTCGTCGAACTTGAACGACACCTGGCTGCCGCGGAAGTCCGGGTCGCGGGGCGAGGCCAGTTCCAGCTGCGGGCAGGTTTCCTCGACCAGGGCGATGAACAGGTCGCAAAGTTCGATGGACTTGGCGCGCACAGCGTCCATATCCGCCATGTCCCAGATATCCATCGCCGCCTCCAGCGCAGTCAGCTGCAGGATTGGC
It encodes the following:
- a CDS encoding xanthine dehydrogenase family protein molybdopterin-binding subunit: MASIAKIARRTFLIGSAAIVGGVAFGAYYVSRPAPNPLKPAEGEAALNPFVLIDQNGVTLFAPRAEMGQGVKTSWAALIAEELDVELNQVRVLHGPAAQAYYNSAFIADALPGKGYDSGNFKHAVGEALGHIGKVLNLHGTGGSTSMKDGFKRMRQAGATARETLKQAAAERLGVDRSQLSTEKGAVIAPDGTRIPYTGLAMDAAKLEPVDADLRPSSQWRLIGKSQPRIDMAEKATGTAEFGVDVRLPGMKFASVRMNPRQGGGMAGFDAAAAEGMPGVEKVVDMGGGVAVVARNTWLAMQALDAIDVDWEAAPYPPETDQVFAKIAEAFDAAPNSVLRDDGDAGTLPDGATELTAEYQVPYLAHATMEPMNATALLQDGKLTLWCGNQMPTFVQMKCAEEAGLESEQVEVNTTYLGGGFGRRAEFDYAVLATRLAKQMPGTPVQLTWSREEDMRHDMYRPGALARMRGAVKDGQAVLLDGKVAAASPVAQAMRRLADLPQAGPDKVHVEGFFNAPYAIPNFRAAGHLADVQIPVGFWRSVGNSFNAFFVESFMDEMAHAAGADPLDFRLNMARREWAPAAAVLEAVKEMSGWTGQTPEGTGRGVALCYSFGTPVAEVIEVLDEDGSIRIANAWIACDVGQAIDPEIVKAQMFGGMAYGLSAACFGEITFADGTAEQGNFPDYDALRMHTMPRTEVQVLETQAQLGGVGEPGTPPAAPALANALFDLTGKRARRLPLMHDFDLLI
- a CDS encoding (2Fe-2S)-binding protein, whose product is MPTDLRINGKTHQVDLPDDVPLLWVLRDEVGLTGTKFGCGVAACGACTVHIDGEAVRSCQVALSDVWGEVTTIEGLGTPDAMAAIQQAWVEHQVTQCGYCQSGQIMQAASLLAANPAPSDAEIDEAMQGNLCRCGTYPRIRAAIHSAAQKMQEA
- a CDS encoding TetR/AcrR family transcriptional regulator → MNMAGIDPKQQAILEAAWMAFSTYGFRKTSMDDIAKGAGMSRPALYLHFKNKDAIFRALVMAYYGNAAAGVQAALAGPGSLPHQLQAAFAAQGGEAIEQMMASPHGMELFEVTKHVAGAEIEQGESALSGIYADWLQQQAAAGRAVLSGDAGVIARTLCASLKGIKQTAVDYAAYQAGVRQLAALAGDGLTPK
- the kynA gene encoding tryptophan 2,3-dioxygenase — its product is MSKPYDPAEDGAQMSFDGRMSYGDYLSLDMLLNAQKTWTNTHDEMLFIIQHQTSELWMRLAIHELSAARERLLGGQARQAFKMLARVARIFEQLNSAWDVLRTMTPSDYTAFRDELGQSSGFQSHQYRQIEFMLGNRNKAMLRPHAHRPDILALLETELAQPSLYDVALKALGQRFDLPDEVVNRDVSEAYQPHEAVQAAWTEVYRDTETHWELYELAEKLVDFEDYFRRWRFNHVTTVERVIGFKRGTGGTGGVSYLKRMLEVELFPELWHLRTEL